A DNA window from Trichosurus vulpecula isolate mTriVul1 chromosome 2, mTriVul1.pri, whole genome shotgun sequence contains the following coding sequences:
- the RINL gene encoding ras and Rab interactor-like protein, with amino-acid sequence MYQPEDSGDGRPLEGERLPELRRRLMRTRGVWQIPQLDARSSLDMLARQPPGSFLVTGFGLSLALTMNTDPHREAVGTFRILETPAGVALQGSQLSFSDLPELLAFLSTSRDILPQPLLLPPRSLGPGIPLTEPLQIGVVWITSTNRALSVVNPLYLRDHGPWEPKEENSEPVGKDTLVPQPLGPHRVSWIEGPPSPETEPEAWSLYSLEEGEDKLVDADEAKDKGEEGEEDSEPEDGVYQRVQALAQARGGLVAKQHRALQARLREAQGGPRGPEAGDPATELLQDIRHLLTDLKDHLVNDPEVQAAYGARTAPPTRDHEDLEAKVEAAVCWVVLRPLQPVLWSKLQMLRARDLQQLQWRQEVMRAWALQEAQGPEAPVPSPTRHRIHARLARLHTASAPQRKVALLLAICRDVYEGLAQSGSQEPLGADDFLPALTEELLWSPDIEATQLDVEFLMEILDPAELLGETGYYLTTWFGALHHIAHFQPAASGPALKGLSYEARASIRLWQRRRTLHTSGRTVASPSMQLEKPWESLKEDKSGTEIDCLPAASFTTSDL; translated from the exons ATGTACCAGCCCGAGGATTCAGGAGATGGACGTCCACTggagggggagag GCTCCCAGAGCTGAGACGCCGTCTGATGAGGACTCGGGGTGTGTGGCAGATCCCACAACTCGATGCTCGGAGTTCTCTAGACATGCTGGCCCGGCAGCCCCCAGGG AGTTTCCTAGTCACAGGGTTTGGCTTGAGCCTGGCCCTCACGATGAATACAGACCCCCACAGGGAGGCCGTGGGAACCTTCCGTATTCTGGAGACCCCTGCAG GAGTGGCCCTTCAGGGCTCCCAGCTCAGCTTTTCAGATCTGCCTGAACTCCTGGCCTTTCTCTCTACCAGCAg GGACATCCTGCCCCAGCCCCTGCTCCTTCCCCCCAGATCCCTGGGGCCTGGAATCCCTCTTACTG aGCCTCTCCAGATTGGCGTGGTCTGGATCACCTCCACCAACAGGGCCCTTTCCGTGGTGAATCCCCTGTACTTGAGGGACCATGGGCCATGGGAACCCAAAGAGGAGAACTCAGAGCCAGTTGGGAAGGATACCCTAG TCCCTCAGCCTCTGGGCCCTCACCGAGTCTCCTGGATAGAAGGTCCTCCCAGTCCTGAGACTGAGCCTGAGGCCTGGTCCCTTTACAgcctggaggaaggggaggacAAGCTGGTGGACGCTGATGAGGCCAAGgacaaaggggaggagggggaggaggactcAGAGCCTGAGGATGGGGTGTATCAGAGAGTGCAGGCCCTGGCCCAGGCTCGGGGTGGCCTTGTGGCCAAGCAGCATCGAGCCCTTCAGGCCAGGCTCAGGGAAGCCCAGGGAGGTCCCCGTGGGCCAGAGGCTGGGGACCCAGCCACTGAGCTGCTGCAGGACATTCGTCATCTTCTTACTGACCTCAAAGACCACCTGGTGAATGACCCCGAGGTCCAGGCTGCCTACGGGGCCAGGACGGCCCCACCTACTAGGGACCATGAGGATCTAG AAGCCAAGGTGGAGGCAGCTGTGTGCTGGGTGGTGCTGAGGCCCCTCCAGCCAGTCCTGTGGAGCAAGCTTCAGATGCTAAGGGCCCGGGATCTCCAGCAGCTACAGTGGCGTCAGGAGGTTATGCGGGCGTGGGCACTGCAGGAAGCCCAAGGCCCAGAAGCCCCCGTCCCCAGCCCAACCAGGCACCGAATCCATGCCCGCCTGGCTCGCCTGCACACTGCCTCCGCCCCACAGCGCAAGGTGGCTCTTCTGCTGGCCATCTGCCGGGATGTCTATGAGGGCCTAGCCCAGAGCGGGAGCCAGG AACCCCTGGGGGCCGATGACTTCTTGCCAGCTCTGACAGAGGAGCTTCTGTGGAGTCCAGACATCGAGGCCACCCAGTTGGATGTGGAATTCCTGATGGAGATCCTGGACCCTGCAGAGTTGCTGGGGGAGA CTGGATATTACCTTACCACTTGGTTTGGGGCCCTTCACCACATAGCCCACTTCCAGCCTGCAGCATCTGGGCCAGCCCTGAAAGGCCTCAGTTATGAGGCCAGGGCCTCCATCCGACTTTGGCAACGCCGTCGGACGCTCCACACCTCAGGCCGCACTGTGGCTAG cCCATCCATGCAACTGGAGAAACCTTGGGAAAGTCTGAAAGAGGACAAATCTGGAACTGAGATTGACTGCCTGCCAGCTGCTTCCTTTACCACCAGCGACCTGTGA
- the HNRNPL gene encoding heterogeneous nuclear ribonucleoprotein L isoform X1: MSRRLLPRAEKRRRRQEQRQQLEEPQEHQEPQQLQRRRRRAAGAMVKMAAAGGGGGGGRYYGGGGGGGGGGGSEGGRAPKRLKTDNAGEQHGGGGGGAGAAGGGGGGGENYDDPHKTPASPVVHIRGLIDGVVEADLVEALQEFGPISYVVVMPKKRQALVEFEDILGACNAVNYAADNQIYIAGHPAFVNYSTSQKISRPGDTDDSRSVNSVLLFTILNPIYSITTDVLYTICNPCGPVQRIVIFRKNGVQAMVEFDSVQSAQRAKASLNGADIYSGCCTLKIEYAKPTRLNVFKNDQDTWDYTNPNLSGQGDPGSNPNKRQRQPPLLGDHPAEYGEGRGFPSVDSRGSCDPARRPPRKFSPVLPLFPSHPPGGPHGGYHSHYHDEGYGPPPPHYEGRRMGPPVGGHRRGPSRYGPQYGHPPPPPPPPEYGPHADSPVLMVYGLDQSKMNCDRVFNVFCLYGNVEKVKFMKSKPGAAMVEMADGYAVDRAITHLNNNFMFGQKLNVCVSKQQAIMPGQSYGLEDGSCSYKDFSGSRNNRFSTPEQAAKNRIQHPSNVLHFFNAPLEVTEDNFFEICDELGVKRPASVKVFSGKSERSSSGLLEWESKSDALETLGFLNHYQMKNPNGPYPYTLKLCFSTAQHAS, translated from the exons ATGTCGCGGAGGCTGCTGCCCCGGGCGGagaagcggcggcggcggcaagAGCAGCGGCAGCAACTGGAGGAGCCGCAGGAGCACCAGGAACCACAGCAGCTGCAGCGGCGGCGCCGGCGGGCGGCGGGAGCCATGGTGAAGATGGCGGCGGCGggcggtggtggtggcggcggccgTTACTACGGTGGAGgcggaggaggcggcggcggcggcggcagcgagGGCGGCCGGGCCCCAAAGCGGCTAAAGACGGACAACGCTGGCGAGCAGCACGGAGGCGGCGGGGGAGGAGCCGGGGCGGcgggaggaggcggcggcggagGG GAAAATTACGATGACCCCCATAAAACCCCAGCCTCCCCGGTCGTCCATATAAGAGGCCTGATTGATGGTGTGGTGGAAGCTGATCTGGTGGAGGCCTTACAGGAATTTGGGCCTATCAG ttATGTGGTGGTGATGCCCAAAAAGAGGCAGGCTCTGGTAGAGTTTGAAGACATCCTGGGGGCCTGCAATGCTGTGAACTATGCAGCGGACAACCAGATCTACATTGCTGGCCACCCTGCCTTTGTCAACTACTCGACCAGCCAGAAGATCTCCAGGCCCGGCGACACTGACGATTCACGGAGTGTCAACAGTGTGCTGCTCTTCACTATCCTGAATCCCATCTACTCCATTACAACG GATGTCCTTTATACCATCTGCAATCCTTGTGGCCCTGTCCAGAGAATTGTCATTTTTCGAAAGAATGGAGTCCAGGCCATGGTAGA ATTTGACTCCGTGCAGAGTGCTCAACGAGCCAAAGCGTCCCTCAATGGGGCTGACATCTACTCTGGCTGTTGTACTCTTAAGATTGAATACGCTAAG CCGACACGTCTGAATGTATTCAAGAATGATCAGGATACCTGGGACTATACCAACCCCAACCTCAGTGGACAAG GTGACCCCGGCAGCAATCCGAATAAGCGTCAGAGACAGCCTCCTCTCCTGGGAGATCACCCCGCAGAATATGGTGAGGGCAGGGGGTTCCCCTCCGTGGACTCCCGTGGCTCATGCGACCCTGCCCGCCGTCCGCCCCGCAAATTCTCACCcgtcctccctctctttccttcccaccccccaggAGGGCCTCACGGTGGGTACCACAGCCATTACCATGATGAGGGCTACGGGCCCCCTCCACCTCACTACGAAGGGAGAAGGATGGGCCCACCAGTAGGGGGCCATCGTCGGGGCCCAAGCCGATATGGCCCTCAGTATGgccaccccccgccccctcccccaccgcCTGAGTATGGCCCCCACGCAGACAGCCCTGTGCTGATGGTATATGGCCTTGACCAGTCCAAGATGAATTGTGACCGTGTCTTCAATGTCTTCTGTCTCTACGGCAATGTGGAGAAG GTTAAGTTCATGAAGAGTAAGCCGGGGGCTGCCATGGTAGAGATGGCGGATGGCTATGCGGTGGACAGAGCGATCACTCACCTCAACAACAACTTCATGTTTGGCCAGAAGCTCAATGTGTG CGTTTCCAAGCAACAGGCCATCATGCCTGGTCAGTCCTATGGGCTGGAAGATGGGTCGTGCAGCTACAAAGACTTTAGTGGCTCACGCAACAATCGGTTCTCCACCCCGGAGCAGGCGGCTAAGAACAGGATCCAGCACCCCAGCAATGTGCTGCATTTCTTCAATGCACCCCTGGAGGTTACTGAAGACAACTTCTTTGAG ATCTGTGATGAGCTAGGAGTGAAGCGGCCTGCTTCGGTGAAGGTGTTTTCAGGGAAAA GTGAAAGAAGCTCCTCGGGCCTGTTGGAGTGGGAGTCCAAGAGTGATGCTCTGGAGACCCTGGGCTTCCTGAACCATTACCAGATGAAGAATCCAA ATGGTCCTTATCCCTACACCCTGAAGCTGTGTTTCTCCACCGCTCAGCACGCTTCCTAA
- the HNRNPL gene encoding heterogeneous nuclear ribonucleoprotein L isoform X2, which translates to MSRRLLPRAEKRRRRQEQRQQLEEPQEHQEPQQLQRRRRRAAGAMVKMAAAGGGGGGGRYYGGGGGGGGGGGSEGGRAPKRLKTDNAGEQHGGGGGGAGAAGGGGGGGENYDDPHKTPASPVVHIRGLIDGVVEADLVEALQEFGPISYVVVMPKKRQALVEFEDILGACNAVNYAADNQIYIAGHPAFVNYSTSQKISRPGDTDDSRSVNSVLLFTILNPIYSITTDVLYTICNPCGPVQRIVIFRKNGVQAMVEFDSVQSAQRAKASLNGADIYSGCCTLKIEYAKPTRLNVFKNDQDTWDYTNPNLSGQGDPGSNPNKRQRQPPLLGDHPAEYGGPHGGYHSHYHDEGYGPPPPHYEGRRMGPPVGGHRRGPSRYGPQYGHPPPPPPPPEYGPHADSPVLMVYGLDQSKMNCDRVFNVFCLYGNVEKVKFMKSKPGAAMVEMADGYAVDRAITHLNNNFMFGQKLNVCVSKQQAIMPGQSYGLEDGSCSYKDFSGSRNNRFSTPEQAAKNRIQHPSNVLHFFNAPLEVTEDNFFEICDELGVKRPASVKVFSGKSERSSSGLLEWESKSDALETLGFLNHYQMKNPNGPYPYTLKLCFSTAQHAS; encoded by the exons ATGTCGCGGAGGCTGCTGCCCCGGGCGGagaagcggcggcggcggcaagAGCAGCGGCAGCAACTGGAGGAGCCGCAGGAGCACCAGGAACCACAGCAGCTGCAGCGGCGGCGCCGGCGGGCGGCGGGAGCCATGGTGAAGATGGCGGCGGCGggcggtggtggtggcggcggccgTTACTACGGTGGAGgcggaggaggcggcggcggcggcggcagcgagGGCGGCCGGGCCCCAAAGCGGCTAAAGACGGACAACGCTGGCGAGCAGCACGGAGGCGGCGGGGGAGGAGCCGGGGCGGcgggaggaggcggcggcggagGG GAAAATTACGATGACCCCCATAAAACCCCAGCCTCCCCGGTCGTCCATATAAGAGGCCTGATTGATGGTGTGGTGGAAGCTGATCTGGTGGAGGCCTTACAGGAATTTGGGCCTATCAG ttATGTGGTGGTGATGCCCAAAAAGAGGCAGGCTCTGGTAGAGTTTGAAGACATCCTGGGGGCCTGCAATGCTGTGAACTATGCAGCGGACAACCAGATCTACATTGCTGGCCACCCTGCCTTTGTCAACTACTCGACCAGCCAGAAGATCTCCAGGCCCGGCGACACTGACGATTCACGGAGTGTCAACAGTGTGCTGCTCTTCACTATCCTGAATCCCATCTACTCCATTACAACG GATGTCCTTTATACCATCTGCAATCCTTGTGGCCCTGTCCAGAGAATTGTCATTTTTCGAAAGAATGGAGTCCAGGCCATGGTAGA ATTTGACTCCGTGCAGAGTGCTCAACGAGCCAAAGCGTCCCTCAATGGGGCTGACATCTACTCTGGCTGTTGTACTCTTAAGATTGAATACGCTAAG CCGACACGTCTGAATGTATTCAAGAATGATCAGGATACCTGGGACTATACCAACCCCAACCTCAGTGGACAAG GTGACCCCGGCAGCAATCCGAATAAGCGTCAGAGACAGCCTCCTCTCCTGGGAGATCACCCCGCAGAATATG gAGGGCCTCACGGTGGGTACCACAGCCATTACCATGATGAGGGCTACGGGCCCCCTCCACCTCACTACGAAGGGAGAAGGATGGGCCCACCAGTAGGGGGCCATCGTCGGGGCCCAAGCCGATATGGCCCTCAGTATGgccaccccccgccccctcccccaccgcCTGAGTATGGCCCCCACGCAGACAGCCCTGTGCTGATGGTATATGGCCTTGACCAGTCCAAGATGAATTGTGACCGTGTCTTCAATGTCTTCTGTCTCTACGGCAATGTGGAGAAG GTTAAGTTCATGAAGAGTAAGCCGGGGGCTGCCATGGTAGAGATGGCGGATGGCTATGCGGTGGACAGAGCGATCACTCACCTCAACAACAACTTCATGTTTGGCCAGAAGCTCAATGTGTG CGTTTCCAAGCAACAGGCCATCATGCCTGGTCAGTCCTATGGGCTGGAAGATGGGTCGTGCAGCTACAAAGACTTTAGTGGCTCACGCAACAATCGGTTCTCCACCCCGGAGCAGGCGGCTAAGAACAGGATCCAGCACCCCAGCAATGTGCTGCATTTCTTCAATGCACCCCTGGAGGTTACTGAAGACAACTTCTTTGAG ATCTGTGATGAGCTAGGAGTGAAGCGGCCTGCTTCGGTGAAGGTGTTTTCAGGGAAAA GTGAAAGAAGCTCCTCGGGCCTGTTGGAGTGGGAGTCCAAGAGTGATGCTCTGGAGACCCTGGGCTTCCTGAACCATTACCAGATGAAGAATCCAA ATGGTCCTTATCCCTACACCCTGAAGCTGTGTTTCTCCACCGCTCAGCACGCTTCCTAA
- the HNRNPL gene encoding heterogeneous nuclear ribonucleoprotein L isoform X3 produces the protein MSRRLLPRAEKRRRRQEQRQQLEEPQEHQEPQQLQRRRRRAAGAMENYDDPHKTPASPVVHIRGLIDGVVEADLVEALQEFGPISYVVVMPKKRQALVEFEDILGACNAVNYAADNQIYIAGHPAFVNYSTSQKISRPGDTDDSRSVNSVLLFTILNPIYSITTDVLYTICNPCGPVQRIVIFRKNGVQAMVEFDSVQSAQRAKASLNGADIYSGCCTLKIEYAKPTRLNVFKNDQDTWDYTNPNLSGQGDPGSNPNKRQRQPPLLGDHPAEYGEGRGFPSVDSRGSCDPARRPPRKFSPVLPLFPSHPPGGPHGGYHSHYHDEGYGPPPPHYEGRRMGPPVGGHRRGPSRYGPQYGHPPPPPPPPEYGPHADSPVLMVYGLDQSKMNCDRVFNVFCLYGNVEKVKFMKSKPGAAMVEMADGYAVDRAITHLNNNFMFGQKLNVCVSKQQAIMPGQSYGLEDGSCSYKDFSGSRNNRFSTPEQAAKNRIQHPSNVLHFFNAPLEVTEDNFFEICDELGVKRPASVKVFSGKSERSSSGLLEWESKSDALETLGFLNHYQMKNPNGPYPYTLKLCFSTAQHAS, from the exons ATGTCGCGGAGGCTGCTGCCCCGGGCGGagaagcggcggcggcggcaagAGCAGCGGCAGCAACTGGAGGAGCCGCAGGAGCACCAGGAACCACAGCAGCTGCAGCGGCGGCGCCGGCGGGCGGCGGGAGCCATG GAAAATTACGATGACCCCCATAAAACCCCAGCCTCCCCGGTCGTCCATATAAGAGGCCTGATTGATGGTGTGGTGGAAGCTGATCTGGTGGAGGCCTTACAGGAATTTGGGCCTATCAG ttATGTGGTGGTGATGCCCAAAAAGAGGCAGGCTCTGGTAGAGTTTGAAGACATCCTGGGGGCCTGCAATGCTGTGAACTATGCAGCGGACAACCAGATCTACATTGCTGGCCACCCTGCCTTTGTCAACTACTCGACCAGCCAGAAGATCTCCAGGCCCGGCGACACTGACGATTCACGGAGTGTCAACAGTGTGCTGCTCTTCACTATCCTGAATCCCATCTACTCCATTACAACG GATGTCCTTTATACCATCTGCAATCCTTGTGGCCCTGTCCAGAGAATTGTCATTTTTCGAAAGAATGGAGTCCAGGCCATGGTAGA ATTTGACTCCGTGCAGAGTGCTCAACGAGCCAAAGCGTCCCTCAATGGGGCTGACATCTACTCTGGCTGTTGTACTCTTAAGATTGAATACGCTAAG CCGACACGTCTGAATGTATTCAAGAATGATCAGGATACCTGGGACTATACCAACCCCAACCTCAGTGGACAAG GTGACCCCGGCAGCAATCCGAATAAGCGTCAGAGACAGCCTCCTCTCCTGGGAGATCACCCCGCAGAATATGGTGAGGGCAGGGGGTTCCCCTCCGTGGACTCCCGTGGCTCATGCGACCCTGCCCGCCGTCCGCCCCGCAAATTCTCACCcgtcctccctctctttccttcccaccccccaggAGGGCCTCACGGTGGGTACCACAGCCATTACCATGATGAGGGCTACGGGCCCCCTCCACCTCACTACGAAGGGAGAAGGATGGGCCCACCAGTAGGGGGCCATCGTCGGGGCCCAAGCCGATATGGCCCTCAGTATGgccaccccccgccccctcccccaccgcCTGAGTATGGCCCCCACGCAGACAGCCCTGTGCTGATGGTATATGGCCTTGACCAGTCCAAGATGAATTGTGACCGTGTCTTCAATGTCTTCTGTCTCTACGGCAATGTGGAGAAG GTTAAGTTCATGAAGAGTAAGCCGGGGGCTGCCATGGTAGAGATGGCGGATGGCTATGCGGTGGACAGAGCGATCACTCACCTCAACAACAACTTCATGTTTGGCCAGAAGCTCAATGTGTG CGTTTCCAAGCAACAGGCCATCATGCCTGGTCAGTCCTATGGGCTGGAAGATGGGTCGTGCAGCTACAAAGACTTTAGTGGCTCACGCAACAATCGGTTCTCCACCCCGGAGCAGGCGGCTAAGAACAGGATCCAGCACCCCAGCAATGTGCTGCATTTCTTCAATGCACCCCTGGAGGTTACTGAAGACAACTTCTTTGAG ATCTGTGATGAGCTAGGAGTGAAGCGGCCTGCTTCGGTGAAGGTGTTTTCAGGGAAAA GTGAAAGAAGCTCCTCGGGCCTGTTGGAGTGGGAGTCCAAGAGTGATGCTCTGGAGACCCTGGGCTTCCTGAACCATTACCAGATGAAGAATCCAA ATGGTCCTTATCCCTACACCCTGAAGCTGTGTTTCTCCACCGCTCAGCACGCTTCCTAA
- the ECH1 gene encoding delta(3,5)-Delta(2,4)-dienoyl-CoA isomerase, mitochondrial: protein MAPCRSSTWPRRTAPGHRPHPRERGLVPAPFQCGVTLWRSLHVVVGMSVAASASRGLRSLLLRRLMANHAPHLSFRPLSSSKELAATPAKEHDYESLKVTEAGDHVLHVEINRPEKRNAMNKAFWREMVECFNKIAKDPHCRAVVFSGAGKMFSSGIDLMDMSGELIQPQGQDTARVSWNLREFIAQHQETFNVIEKCPKPVIAAIHGGCIGAGVDLITACDIRYCAEDAWFQVKEVDIGLAADVGTLQRLPRVMGSQSLVNELVFTARKMMADEAVSSGLVSRVFKDRESLLAGALALADEISSKSPVAVQSSKVNLIYSRDHSVPESLNFMTAWNMSMLQTEDIVKSVQAALEKKELKSISFSKL from the exons ATGGCGCCCTGCCGTTCCTCAACGTGGCCGCGGCGCACCGCCCCCGGGCACCGCCCCCACCCAAGAGAGCGGGGCCTCGTCCCCGCCCCCTTCCAATGTGGTGTCACCCTGTGGCGCAGTCTGCACGTTGTAGTCGGGATGTCGGTTGCGGCCTCAGCTTCCCGCGGGCTCCGGAGCCTCCTGCTGCGGC GACTGATGGCCAACCATGCCCCCCACCTCAGCTTCCGTCCCTTGAGCTCCTCTAAGGAGCTTGCAGCAACCCCGGCAAAAGAACACGACTATGAGTCCCTCAAAGTGACCGAAGCTGGGGACCATGTCCTGCACGTGGAGATAAACCGGCCAGAAAAGAGGAATGCCATGAACAAGGCGTTCTGGAG GGAGATGGTGGAATGTTTCAACAAGATTGCCAAGGACCCCCATTGCAGGGCTGTGGTGTTTTCGGGGGCTGGAAAGATGTTCTCATCAG GTATTGACCTTATGGATATGAGTGGAGAGCTGATCCAGCCACAAGGGCAGGACACAGCCCGGGTCAGTTGGAATTTACGAGAATTTATTGCCCAACACCAGGAGACCTTCAATGTCATTGAGAAG TGCCCCAAGCCTGTCATCGCTGCTATCCATGGTGGTTGCATTGGAGCAG GAGTGGACCTCATCACTGCCTGTGATATCAGATACTGTGCTGAGGATGCCTGGTTCCAGGTGAAG GAGGTAGACATTGGTCTGGCTGCAGATGTGGGGACACTCCAGCGTCTGCCCCGGGTCATGGGGAGCCAAAG CCTGGTGAACGAGTTGGTCTTCACTGCCCGAAAGATGATGGCTGATGAAGCTGTGAGCAGCGGGCTGGTCAG CCGAGTGTTTAAGGACCGTGAGTCCCTCCTGGCAGGGGCCCTTGCTCTGGCCGATGAAATCTCCAGCAAGAGCCCTGTGGCTGTGCAGAGCAGCAAAGTCAACCTGATCTACTCCCGGGACCACTCCGTGCCCGAAAGTCTCAACTTCATG ACTGCTTGGAATATGAGTATGCTGCAGACGGAAGACATAGTCAAGTCGGTCCAGGCTGCCTTGGAGAAGAAGGAGCTGAAGAGCATCAGCTTCTCCAAACTCTGA
- the LGALS4 gene encoding galectin-4 — translation MAFMPAPGYHPYYNPTLPYNREIPGGLRPGMSIYIQGVASNHMKRFHVNFALPGGDIAFHFNPRFDGWDKVVFNSKQGGRWGSEEKKRSMPFRKGEHFELVFLVTDQHYKVTVNGSPFYEYVHRIPLQTVTHLQVEGDLELQSINFLGGGPAPGQIPMPFPAHPGPGHGHARAPHELPTMEGPPVFNPPVPFVGRMQGGLTPRKTIVIKGLVSQHANNIAINFKVAQSEEVALHINPRLTEGVVVRNSLLGGKWGKEERNISFNPFTRGQYFDLSIRCGHDRFKIFANGQHIFDYAHRFHDFNRVNTVEIKGDLSLSYVQI, via the exons ATGGCCTTCATGCCGGCTCCTGGCTATCATCCCTACTATAACCCG ACTCTCCCATACAATAGAGAGATCCCAGGGGGGCTGCGCCCAGGAATGTCTATCTACATCCAAGGAGTGGCCAGTAACCACATGAAGAG GTTCCATGTCAACTTTGCGTTGCCTGGGGGCGACATCGCCTTCCACTTCAACCCGAGGTTCGACGGGTGGGACAAGGTCGTTTTCAACTCGAAGCAGGGGGGCCGCTGGGGAAgcgaggagaagaagagaagcatgCCCTTCCGTAAGGGGGAACACTTTGAGCTCGTCTTCTTGGTCACGGACCAGCACTACAAG GTGACGGTAAATGGCAGCCCTTTCTATGAGTATGTTCATCGGATCCCTCTACAGACGGTCACCCATCTGCAAGTGGAGGGGGACCTGGAGCTTCAATCCATCAACTTCCTTGGAGGTGGCCCTGCCCCAGGCCAG ATTCCTATGCCATTTCCAGCACACCCA GGCCCAGGACACGGTCACGCAAGGGCACCCCATGAATTACCG ACCATGGAAGGGCCACCAGTCTTCAATCCG CCTGTGCCATTCGTTGGGCGGATGCAGGGTGGCCTCACACCCCGAAAAACCATTGTGATAAAAGGACTGGTGTCCCAACATGCCAACAA CATCGCCATCAACTTCAAGGTGGCCCAATCTGAGGAAGTGGCCCTGCACATTAACCCCCGGCTAACTGAAGGTGTTGTGGTTCGCAACAGCTTATTGGGTGGCaagtgggggaaagaggagaggaacatCTCCTTCAATCCATTCACTCGGGGCCAGTACTTTGAT CTATCCATCCGCTGTGGTCATGACCGCTTCAAAATCTTTGCCAATGGCCAGCACATCTTTGATTATGCCCATCGATTCCATGACTTCAACAGAGTGAACACAGTGGAAATCAAGGGAGACTTGTCCCTGTCCTACGTGCAGATCTGA